The following are encoded together in the Glycine soja cultivar W05 chromosome 5, ASM419377v2, whole genome shotgun sequence genome:
- the LOC114412164 gene encoding protein CWC15 homolog has translation MTTAARPTWAPAKGGNEQGGTRIFGPSQKYSSRDIASHTTLKPRKEGQDTQDELKRRNLRDELEDRERRHFSSKNKSYDDRDHGKGSHLFLEGSKRDIEDRIVARSVDADDSDVEVKSDDDSDEDDDDEDDTEALLAELEQIKKERAEEKLRKERQQQEEELKVKEAELLRGNPLLNNPTASFNVKRRWDDDVVFKNQSRGETKTAKRFINDTIRNDFHRKFLHKYMK, from the exons ATGACGACCGCTGCAAGACCCACATGGGCACCTGCTAAAGGTGGCAATGAACAAGGCGGTACTCGAATTTTCGGTCCCTCACAAAAGTACTCTTCTAGGGACATCGCATCGCACACCACTCTCAAGCCCAG GAAGGAAGGGCAGGACACTCAGGATGAATTAAAGAGAAGAAACCTACGTGATGAACTGGAAGATCGTGAACGAAGGCATTTCTcatcaaaaaataaatcttatg ATGACAGGGATCACGGAAAGGGTAGCCATCTGTTTTTGGAAG GTTCCAAGAGAGACATTGAAGATCGCATTGTTGCTCGTAGTGTTGATGCAGATGATTCTGACGTTGAAGTCAAAAGTGATGATGACAG tgatgaagatgatgatgatgaggatgACACTGAAGCATTGCTGGCTGAGCTTGAACAAATAAAGAAGGAAAGGGCAGAGGAAAAGCTACGCAAG GAACGACAACAACAGGAGGAGGAGCTTAAAGTAAAGGAGGCAGAGCTTCTGCGTGGAAACCCACTGCTAAATAATCCAACAGCATCTTTCAATGTGAAAAGAAG GTGGGATGATGATGTGGTGTTTAAGAACCAGTCCCGTGGTGAAACCAAAACAGCTAAGCGATTCATCAATGACACCATCAGGAATGATTTCCATAGAAAATTTCTGCATAAATACATGAAGTAA